Proteins encoded in a region of the Veillonella parvula genome:
- the lpxA gene encoding acyl-ACP--UDP-N-acetylglucosamine O-acyltransferase, protein MIVVGMENAESNIHSTAIVHPNAKLGKDVIVGPGAVIGEHVEIGDGTQIGAHVVIGGWTTIGKRCEIYPNASIGLEPQDLKFKGEKSYCNIGDETVIREFVTISRATGEGEETRVGNNCLLQACTHVAHNCIVGNNVIMSNCAGLAGHAIVEDRVVIGGLAGIHQFVKIGRNAMVGGMAKVVQDIPPYVIADGQPARVIGLNSVGLSRAGISEDVRRDLKQAFRIIYRSGFSLSKAIEEMELQLDSSVEIENLLRFLRNADRGIMRTRRD, encoded by the coding sequence GTGATAGTTGTAGGCATGGAAAATGCGGAATCCAACATCCATAGTACAGCCATAGTCCATCCAAATGCTAAATTGGGCAAAGATGTAATCGTAGGTCCTGGCGCTGTTATCGGCGAACATGTCGAGATTGGCGATGGCACACAAATCGGTGCACATGTTGTAATTGGTGGTTGGACAACCATTGGTAAGCGTTGTGAAATTTATCCTAACGCATCTATTGGGTTGGAACCGCAAGATTTAAAATTTAAAGGCGAAAAAAGCTATTGTAATATTGGCGATGAAACGGTTATTCGTGAATTCGTAACTATTAGCCGCGCTACTGGTGAAGGTGAAGAAACACGTGTAGGCAATAATTGTTTACTTCAAGCCTGTACACATGTGGCTCATAACTGTATCGTTGGTAATAATGTAATAATGAGTAATTGTGCTGGTCTTGCAGGGCACGCTATCGTTGAAGATCGCGTTGTTATTGGTGGCCTTGCAGGTATTCATCAATTTGTTAAAATCGGTCGTAATGCAATGGTTGGCGGGATGGCTAAGGTGGTACAAGATATCCCACCTTACGTAATTGCTGATGGTCAACCGGCACGTGTTATCGGGCTAAACTCTGTAGGCTTATCTCGTGCAGGAATTTCCGAAGATGTACGACGTGATTTGAAACAGGCATTCCGTATTATTTATCGTTCTGGATTCAGTTTATCTAAGGCGATTGAAGAAATGGAATTACAATTGGATTCTTCCGTAGAAATTGAAAATTTATTACGCTTCCTACGCAATGCTGATAGGGGAATTATGCGTACTCGTCGCGACTAA
- the fabZ gene encoding 3-hydroxyacyl-ACP dehydratase FabZ: protein MILNHEDILEILPHRYPMLLVDRIVELEPMKRAVGIKNATFNELFFQGHFPGNPVMPGVLLTEAIAQVGGIALLYPEENRGLTPMFTGIDKVRFRHPVKPGDQVRMEVDIVKIKGKMGKVEGRAYVGDKLCASGEYMFALV from the coding sequence ATGATTCTTAATCACGAAGATATTTTAGAAATTTTACCTCATCGTTACCCAATGCTTTTGGTTGATCGCATTGTTGAGTTAGAACCTATGAAACGTGCTGTGGGTATTAAAAATGCTACATTCAACGAATTGTTCTTCCAAGGTCACTTTCCAGGGAACCCAGTTATGCCAGGTGTATTATTGACTGAAGCTATTGCTCAAGTCGGTGGTATTGCATTATTGTACCCTGAGGAAAATCGTGGTCTTACTCCTATGTTTACAGGTATTGATAAAGTGCGTTTCCGCCATCCTGTAAAACCTGGCGATCAAGTTCGCATGGAGGTAGATATTGTTAAAATTAAAGGTAAAATGGGCAAGGTTGAAGGCCGTGCCTATGTTGGCGACAAATTGTGCGCTAGCGGTGAATACATGTTTGCCCTTGTATAA
- the lpxC gene encoding UDP-3-O-acyl-N-acetylglucosamine deacetylase has protein sequence MSKPQQTIKKAVSYQGIGLHSGEPVHMVFKPAPEDTGIVFVRTDIEGHPSVRAHIDNVTNTMRATTLENGEAKVFTVEHVMAAFSAMNIDNCYIEMDSPEPPVGDGSSAIFVNLIEEAGIEEQIASRHIYKVTRSHAVYDGDRFIVILPYDGYRMTFTSINSHPLLGTQQCDFEVSPEYFKAHIGSARTIGFMKELEQLQAMGLAKGGSLDNALVYDDEKCLSIPRFEDELVRHKALDVIGDLFLLGPIEGHVIALKSSHELNSRLARSIMEEIRETQP, from the coding sequence ATGAGTAAGCCACAACAAACAATAAAAAAGGCTGTTTCATATCAAGGGATTGGCCTTCATAGCGGTGAACCAGTACATATGGTTTTTAAGCCTGCACCTGAAGATACAGGAATTGTGTTTGTCCGCACGGACATTGAAGGGCATCCTTCTGTGCGAGCACACATTGATAATGTGACGAACACTATGCGCGCTACCACGCTGGAAAATGGTGAAGCAAAGGTATTTACTGTTGAACATGTGATGGCAGCGTTCAGTGCTATGAATATTGATAACTGTTATATTGAAATGGATTCTCCAGAACCTCCTGTAGGTGATGGTAGTAGTGCTATTTTTGTCAATCTTATTGAAGAGGCTGGCATTGAAGAACAAATAGCATCGCGTCATATATACAAAGTGACTCGATCTCATGCTGTTTATGATGGGGATCGTTTTATTGTGATTTTGCCATATGATGGCTATCGCATGACTTTTACATCAATTAACAGCCATCCGTTGCTTGGTACGCAACAATGTGATTTTGAAGTATCGCCTGAGTATTTCAAAGCACACATTGGATCGGCTAGGACTATCGGATTTATGAAGGAATTGGAACAATTACAGGCCATGGGGCTTGCAAAAGGCGGTAGCCTAGATAATGCATTAGTCTATGATGATGAGAAATGTCTATCTATACCACGCTTTGAGGATGAATTAGTTCGCCATAAAGCATTAGATGTTATAGGGGATTTATTCTTGTTAGGACCGATTGAAGGCCATGTAATTGCTTTGAAATCGAGTCATGAATTAAATTCAAGATTGGCTCGCAGTATAATGGAAGAAATAAGGGAGACACAGCCATGA
- a CDS encoding lysophospholipid acyltransferase family protein, giving the protein MYRFMKIFSAFICLLPKGLQYAIGTLLGEIVWLVVPPKRKRLAIGQILFCNITDDPKEARRIAKASTTRFGRMIIDVLRYPEIKDGAYKDMVEFINREYLDDALENGRGAILAAVHSGNWELLGGVLASEGYPLISVAMKQNGDADKFINEYRRIMHQHVTYKTGVREMINELKKGAFLGLIMDQDPGDDGVLVPFFGYETLTAAGPAVLARMQDVPIIFVTIHYSPFSEKYEIEAHPPIYVERTDDKKRDIAVTTTRLNEFIEDYIRRYPEDWFWLHNRWKWTRRFYGEQIDTPPDVFQ; this is encoded by the coding sequence ATGTATAGGTTTATGAAAATCTTTAGTGCCTTTATTTGCTTATTACCTAAAGGTTTGCAATATGCTATTGGTACATTGCTTGGTGAAATTGTGTGGTTAGTGGTGCCACCTAAACGCAAGCGCCTGGCGATAGGCCAAATTTTATTCTGTAATATTACAGATGACCCTAAAGAAGCTCGACGTATTGCGAAAGCTAGTACTACACGCTTTGGCCGTATGATTATTGATGTATTGCGCTATCCTGAAATTAAAGATGGCGCATACAAAGATATGGTGGAGTTTATTAATCGAGAGTACTTAGATGATGCCTTAGAAAATGGTCGAGGTGCAATTTTAGCTGCTGTTCATAGTGGTAACTGGGAACTTTTAGGTGGCGTTCTTGCTTCTGAAGGATATCCATTGATTTCTGTGGCTATGAAACAGAATGGTGATGCCGATAAGTTTATCAATGAATATCGTCGGATTATGCATCAACATGTGACCTATAAAACAGGTGTTCGTGAAATGATTAATGAACTAAAAAAAGGTGCATTTTTAGGCCTTATTATGGATCAGGACCCTGGTGATGATGGCGTTCTTGTACCATTCTTTGGCTATGAAACATTGACGGCTGCTGGGCCAGCTGTACTGGCTCGTATGCAAGATGTGCCTATTATTTTTGTAACCATACATTATAGCCCGTTTTCTGAGAAATATGAGATTGAAGCACATCCACCAATTTATGTGGAACGTACAGATGATAAAAAGCGTGATATAGCGGTAACAACAACTCGTCTAAATGAGTTTATTGAAGATTATATTCGACGATATCCTGAAGATTGGTTCTGGCTTCATAACCGTTGGAAATGGACTCGTCGTTTTTATGGTGAACAAATAGATACACCACCTGATGTTTTTCAATAG
- the lpxD gene encoding UDP-3-O-(3-hydroxymyristoyl)glucosamine N-acyltransferase, with amino-acid sequence MEKTLQELANLVGGQLIGDESIVITETRSFEQAVKQSITFAIGEYVEHIALCQAGAVIVESEVKNAPMAQIVVDNAKAAFAQVLEVFHPPVVVPREVHSTAIIGKNVTLGKNVAIGAYCVINDNAVIGDNVTIRPYVYIGHNVRIGEDSDIYAGAIVHENCILGKRVVLRAKAVIGGEGFGFATENGIHTHIPQVGNVILEDDVEIGSCTTVDNATMGSTLVRRGTKIDNLVHLGHNVEIGEDCFLIAQVGIAGSTKCGNHVIFAGQTGCTGHITIGDNVQFAGKTGITGNVPSNSVMAGYPMRPHKEWLKLAAYENRLPEMVKTVKQLQKEIDALKAQLKES; translated from the coding sequence TTGGAAAAAACTTTACAGGAACTCGCAAATTTAGTAGGCGGTCAACTTATAGGGGATGAGTCTATTGTCATTACTGAGACACGTAGCTTTGAGCAAGCAGTAAAACAATCCATAACTTTTGCAATAGGTGAATATGTTGAACATATTGCATTATGCCAAGCGGGTGCTGTTATCGTTGAATCGGAAGTAAAAAATGCACCGATGGCACAAATCGTAGTTGATAATGCAAAAGCCGCATTCGCCCAAGTGCTAGAAGTATTCCATCCACCTGTTGTAGTTCCCCGTGAAGTGCATAGTACAGCTATTATTGGCAAGAATGTTACACTTGGTAAAAATGTAGCTATTGGTGCCTATTGTGTTATTAATGATAATGCTGTTATCGGTGATAATGTAACAATTCGACCTTATGTATATATTGGTCATAATGTACGAATTGGGGAAGATTCTGATATCTATGCAGGTGCTATCGTACATGAGAACTGTATTTTGGGTAAACGCGTTGTATTGCGTGCTAAAGCAGTTATCGGTGGTGAAGGTTTTGGCTTTGCCACAGAAAATGGTATTCATACGCATATTCCTCAAGTAGGCAATGTTATTCTTGAAGATGATGTAGAAATTGGTTCTTGCACTACTGTTGATAATGCTACAATGGGATCTACCTTGGTACGTCGCGGTACAAAAATTGACAATCTTGTTCACCTTGGCCACAATGTTGAGATTGGAGAAGATTGTTTCTTGATTGCACAGGTTGGGATTGCAGGTAGTACAAAATGTGGTAACCATGTAATCTTTGCAGGACAAACAGGCTGTACTGGTCATATTACAATTGGAGATAATGTACAATTTGCAGGTAAAACAGGAATTACTGGCAATGTACCATCTAATTCTGTTATGGCTGGGTATCCAATGAGACCTCATAAAGAGTGGTTAAAATTGGCTGCTTACGAGAATCGTTTGCCAGAAATGGTGAAAACTGTAAAACAATTACAAAAAGAAATTGACGCTTTGAAAGCACAGCTTAAGGAGAGCTAA
- a CDS encoding OmpH family outer membrane protein — protein sequence MNKRIKSLVLGASLVASMAILGGCGSNNVGYVDSVKVANSTEKGIEITKEINAKKAELDAKIAAADEASKQNVFNQANQELNAFANAKAQEYRQYQEQKINELVKEKKLDVIIEKGAVVGGGSDVTDDLITKMGKASDDQIKEVENAAKAQEQQDAQQNAQQADQAATSTTEAAQ from the coding sequence ATGAATAAACGTATTAAATCTTTAGTATTAGGTGCATCTTTAGTAGCTTCTATGGCTATCTTAGGTGGTTGTGGTTCTAATAATGTTGGTTATGTTGATAGCGTGAAAGTGGCAAACAGTACTGAAAAAGGCATTGAAATTACTAAAGAAATCAATGCTAAAAAAGCGGAATTAGATGCTAAAATTGCTGCTGCCGATGAAGCATCTAAACAAAATGTATTTAATCAAGCGAATCAAGAATTAAATGCCTTTGCGAATGCAAAAGCGCAAGAATATCGTCAATATCAAGAACAAAAAATCAATGAACTTGTGAAAGAGAAAAAACTTGATGTTATTATTGAGAAAGGCGCTGTTGTTGGCGGTGGCTCTGATGTAACTGATGATTTGATTACAAAAATGGGTAAAGCTTCTGACGACCAAATCAAAGAAGTTGAAAATGCAGCTAAAGCCCAAGAGCAACAAGATGCTCAGCAAAATGCACAACAAGCAGATCAAGCTGCAACAAGTACAACTGAAGCTGCACAATAA
- a CDS encoding OmpH family outer membrane protein has translation MMRMMNNKANVKIFSIVIAAIFIVGIGALAYTQMASPSSNSGTSTIGVIDTSRMLSQDNPIYISAAQEYMSYQSQLQQETQAKIDAAQDDATKQKIAEEARQNLAKKDQEIAKSVQDKAMEAAKAVGDAKGLSVVMTKDTVLYGGVDITDQVLKKLATDAKK, from the coding sequence ATGATGCGAATGATGAATAACAAGGCGAATGTAAAGATTTTTTCCATCGTCATTGCTGCTATTTTTATTGTTGGTATTGGTGCGTTAGCTTATACGCAAATGGCTTCGCCTAGTAGTAATAGTGGGACTAGTACTATTGGGGTTATCGATACATCTCGTATGTTGTCGCAAGATAATCCAATTTATATCTCTGCAGCTCAAGAATATATGAGCTATCAAAGCCAATTACAACAAGAAACGCAAGCTAAAATTGATGCAGCACAAGATGATGCTACTAAACAAAAAATTGCTGAAGAAGCTCGTCAAAACCTAGCTAAAAAAGATCAAGAAATTGCTAAATCCGTTCAAGATAAAGCTATGGAGGCTGCAAAAGCGGTTGGTGATGCTAAAGGTCTTAGCGTTGTCATGACTAAAGACACTGTACTATACGGTGGTGTTGATATTACAGATCAAGTATTGAAAAAACTAGCTACTGATGCAAAAAAATAA
- a CDS encoding outer membrane protein assembly factor: MFKPKAYKSMLAASVLTAVMGTGSVFAAEVQAGYTPDLNSTTTTNAATANDAATTQAVYNADATTTTIQDETDAAILAARGDTTISSDGTVVKGSDGTVTVNNAALKTDDKQVKMVSKTTGGTDLDKAAENGQTQAVTTVEAQYVTSASAESVNPYVGKLITGLSISGVTAEQQANLLPILTEKVGDAVSVDGVFKDVTNLGNTGYFSEVNPVFTSVPEGVKLDFAVTVNPVTTGVSFEGNTVYSSEVLTKFMDIQPGQVLNSVSVGQKVQGINAAYARDGYMLAHVDGVRVDDQGVLHIHIVEGIVEDIIPAGNKKTRNKVITREFVQKKGKPFNKFLVRRSVERVYNLGFFDDVNVRMLPGEQDPNNVIIEIDVLEHKTGTITLGAGYSKSDGLMGIVEFGEDNFRGTGDKFKVHWEIGGKKKYKNYQISYLKPWIDSKGTSLGFSFFNREDEYTDYNEDGSEVAEYNKKSRGFNISFGRQTGEYTRDYLTLESRKDTYKWDDDDSSGFRYDKNAGKGTNWDNGSYNFASDNYVKNNFGRINSVTWQKVYDSRDNIYEPTRGRRISYTTQWAGHGLGGDFDFYKFTAEARMYKKLGAKNVLAFRARGGFIQGDAPYSQLFTLGGADSLRGYEDDQFRGKYMYNATLEFRFPIVKKVSGVLFTDIGDAWDAPNVTWYNSKKTFNYGVGAGVRITTPIGPVKLDYGVGKHKNKFHFSFGTQF, encoded by the coding sequence ATGTTTAAACCAAAAGCTTATAAAAGTATGCTTGCAGCGTCCGTGTTGACCGCTGTCATGGGGACAGGCAGTGTATTTGCTGCTGAGGTACAAGCTGGCTATACTCCAGATTTAAATAGCACAACGACGACTAATGCTGCTACAGCAAATGATGCAGCTACTACACAAGCTGTTTATAATGCTGATGCAACTACTACAACTATACAAGATGAAACTGATGCAGCTATCTTAGCTGCTCGTGGTGATACGACTATATCTAGTGACGGCACTGTAGTAAAAGGTTCTGATGGAACTGTTACAGTCAATAATGCTGCTTTAAAAACTGATGATAAACAAGTAAAAATGGTATCTAAAACTACTGGTGGTACTGATCTTGATAAGGCTGCTGAAAATGGCCAAACTCAAGCTGTTACAACAGTAGAAGCACAATATGTCACATCTGCTAGTGCAGAATCTGTTAATCCTTACGTAGGTAAATTGATTACCGGTTTATCTATATCTGGCGTTACAGCTGAACAGCAAGCAAATTTGTTGCCAATTTTAACTGAAAAAGTTGGCGATGCCGTATCTGTTGATGGCGTATTTAAAGATGTAACTAATCTTGGTAATACTGGGTACTTCTCTGAAGTAAATCCTGTATTTACTTCCGTGCCTGAAGGCGTAAAATTGGACTTTGCCGTAACCGTAAATCCAGTTACTACTGGCGTTTCCTTTGAAGGTAATACTGTATATTCCTCCGAAGTATTGACTAAGTTCATGGATATTCAACCAGGTCAAGTTCTTAACTCTGTATCTGTAGGGCAAAAAGTCCAAGGTATTAATGCTGCATATGCTCGTGATGGCTATATGTTAGCACACGTTGATGGTGTCCGTGTAGATGACCAAGGCGTACTTCATATACACATTGTTGAAGGTATCGTAGAAGATATCATTCCAGCAGGTAACAAGAAAACTCGCAATAAAGTTATTACTCGTGAATTTGTTCAAAAGAAAGGAAAACCTTTTAATAAATTCTTGGTACGTCGTTCTGTAGAACGCGTATATAACTTAGGTTTCTTTGATGACGTAAACGTTCGTATGTTGCCAGGTGAACAAGATCCAAATAATGTAATTATTGAAATCGATGTATTGGAACATAAGACTGGTACCATTACATTAGGTGCTGGTTACTCTAAATCTGATGGATTGATGGGCATCGTTGAGTTTGGTGAAGATAACTTCCGTGGTACTGGTGATAAATTTAAAGTTCACTGGGAAATCGGTGGTAAGAAAAAATATAAGAACTACCAAATCTCCTACTTGAAACCTTGGATCGATAGCAAAGGTACATCCCTTGGCTTCTCCTTCTTCAATCGCGAAGATGAATACACAGATTACAATGAAGATGGTAGTGAAGTAGCAGAATACAATAAGAAATCTCGTGGTTTCAATATTTCCTTCGGTCGTCAAACTGGGGAATATACTCGTGATTACTTGACATTAGAATCTCGTAAAGATACTTATAAATGGGATGATGATGATAGCTCTGGCTTCCGTTATGATAAAAATGCGGGTAAAGGTACAAACTGGGATAATGGTTCCTATAACTTTGCATCTGACAACTATGTAAAAAATAACTTCGGTCGCATTAACTCCGTAACATGGCAAAAAGTATACGATTCTCGTGATAATATCTATGAACCAACTCGTGGTCGTCGTATTTCCTATACTACACAATGGGCTGGTCATGGTTTAGGCGGTGACTTCGACTTCTATAAATTCACAGCTGAAGCACGCATGTATAAAAAACTTGGTGCTAAGAATGTATTGGCATTCCGTGCACGTGGTGGCTTTATTCAAGGTGATGCTCCTTATAGCCAATTGTTCACATTGGGGGGTGCTGACTCCTTACGTGGTTATGAAGATGATCAATTCCGTGGCAAGTATATGTACAATGCTACATTGGAATTCCGTTTCCCAATCGTTAAAAAGGTTAGTGGCGTATTGTTTACTGATATTGGTGATGCATGGGATGCACCAAATGTTACATGGTATAATAGTAAGAAAACCTTTAACTATGGCGTTGGTGCTGGTGTTCGTATTACAACCCCAATTGGTCCAGTTAAACTTGACTATGGTGTGGGTAAACACAAAAATAAATTCCACTTCAGCTTCGGCACACAATTCTAA